In Methanotorris formicicus Mc-S-70, the genomic window ACAGTTCCTTCAAGTTTGGATAGGGTAGAAACATCAATCCTTGCTGCAACATTGGAGGCAATAGATAGAGTAGGCCCATGTGTGGCAACAGTTAGGGTTATCAACATTGAAGACATTAGGGCCACAAAAAGGCAATATATAATTAATAGGGCAAAAGAAATCCTACGTTCTCTTGTGAATAGCATAGATGTCCATGAAATTACCGAGGCAGTTAAAGAAAGTGTTAGAATGGAGGAAGTCATTGAGTATGGAGAGAATAAACTTCCAGCAGGTCCGGGTATCCTAAATTCAGACAGCATTATTATTGTCGAAGGTAGGGCTGATGTTTTAAATCTTTTAAGATGCGGAATAAAGAATGTTATTGCCGTTGAAGGAACCTCTGTTCCAAAAACTGTTATGGAATTAACAAAAAAGAAAATAACCACAGTATTTACTGACGGGGATAGAGGAGGGGAGTTAATCCTTAAAGAACTCCTACAAACATGCGATATTGATTATGTTGCAAGGGCACCATGTGGAAAAGAGGTTGAGGAACTTTCAAAAAAGGAGATTATTAAATGCTTAAGGGCAAAAGTTCCAGCAGGACAGGTTAAAATGCAACTGTTCAATAACGTAAAAAATGGAACAACCAACGATAACGTTGTTATTATTAATGCATTTAAATCTGACGAAAATAATAAAAACAAAATTGTCAATAAGGATTCTAATGATGTAGTGGAGATTTCCCCCAAAATAAAAAATGATGATGTTGATACTCCCTACTTAGATATTGCCAGGGATATTATTGGAACCAATAAGGTAAAGGTTATAATAGATGGAAATGAAGAAATTAAAGAATTTGAAGAATTTATGAATGAAATTAATAATATTGAAAAAATTGATGCTGTTATTTTGGACATGTTAATTACACAGAAAATTGTGGATAATTTATATGAGAAAACCAACCTTATAATAGGCAGGGACATCAAAGTTACAAAGAAACCTACAAATTTAAGACTCCTGTCATTTAGCAAAACCCCTGCTTAATTATTATTTCTGAACTGGTGGTTATATGCATAAGGATGAACTTATTCAGCTACATCAACTTTTGGTATATATGAGGAAGTATTTAGAGAAAAAATTTGGAAATGAAATAGATGACGCTTTTAAGGATTATGATAATTTAAATATCCACCCCCACCATATACACAGAACCAAATCAGAACATATTTACGCAATATTTTTATTGTCGAGTAGTATAGCAAAGATACTATCTGAAAATGGAAATGTTCCAAGGAGTGTGGCAAGTAGGTTGAGAGATACTGGCGAAAAAATAGGTAAAGAAATTGCAAGAAAAAGATAAGCAATTTTTTGTTTTGACGTTAAGGTTTTTAAATATTTTTGAAGTATTTAAAATTTACTTTTTATAACGAATACTAAGGTTGGTGGTAATTTTGATTTTATTAGCTTTACCAAATAAAGGAAGGATTTCAGAGCCGGTAAATAAAGTTTTAGAGAAAGCAGGATTAAAGATAATGGTGCAAGGCAGGAGTTTATTTGCCCAGACAGTTGATGAGGAGATAAAGGTAATGTTTGCAAGGGCAAAGGATATTCCTGAATTTGTTGCCGATGGAGTGGCAGATGTGGGAGTTACTGGATATGATTTGGTTTTAGAGAGAGGTGTTGAGGATAAGGTTGAATTTTTACTTGATTTCAACTTTGGAAAGGCAAGATTGGTCATTGCCGCTCCAGAGGATTCAAATATAAACTCAATAGATGATTTAAGAAATGGTATGAAAATAGCAACAGAGTTCCCAAATTTAACAAGAAAATATTTAAAAAGCAGGGGTTTAAACTTAGAAATTATTGAGTTGAGTGGAGCAACTGAAATAGCACCATTTATTGGAGTAGCGGATTTGATTAGTGATTTAACTTCAACAGGAACAACATTAAGATTGAATCATCTAAAAATAGTAGATGAGATTGTCTCATCAACAACAAGGTTGATAGCAAATAAGGAAAGTTTAAAAGATGAGAAAAAAAGGAAAAAAATAAATCAGATTGTTACAGGAATAAAAAGTGTTTTATATGCGGAAACAAAAAGGCTAATTATGATGAATGCTCCAAAAGACAGGATTGAGGAGATTAGAAAAATCATTCCTGGAATGAGTGGGCCTACAATCTCTGAGGTTTTGTCAGATAAAGGTATGGTAGCTATTCACGCAGTAGTTGATGAAAAAGAAGTATTTCCATTAGTTAATAAATTGGAAGAATTAGGGGCAAGGGACATATTGGTTATCCCTATAGAGAGAATCCTATGAAAATTTTAATTTTAGGGGTGAAACAATGGAAGATGATGTAAAGATGAAATGTGGTTTAGAGATTCACGTTCAAGTTGATACGGAGTCAAAATTATTCTGCAGATGTCCTACAAACTATAAGGATGTTCCCCCAAACACAAACATATGTCCAGTTTGTATGGGTTTGCCAGGAGCAAAACCAATGCCACCAAACAAAAAGGCAGTAGATGTTGCAATAATGGTTGCAAAGATGCTTGGATGTGATATAGTTATTGATAAGGATATATATTTCCAAAGAAAACACTACGATTACCCTGACTTGCCAAGTGGTTATCAGAGAACATCAGTGCCAATTGGGGTTAATGGAAACTTTATGGGTGTTGGAATTACCGAGGTTCACTTGGAGGAAGACCCTGGGCAATATAAACCTGATTTAGGACTTGTTGATTACAACAGGAGCGGAACTCCTTTAATTGAGATTGTCACAGAGCCAGATATAAAAAGTCCAGAAGAGGCGAGGGAATTTTTGAAGCAACTTATGAGGTTGTTTAGATACATTGGCTGTTTAAGAGGAGAAGGTTCAATGAGGGCGGATGTAAACATCTCCATTAACTATAAAGGAGTCCAAGGAAATAGGGTTGAAGTAAAGAACGTCAACTCAATAAGAGGAGTTTATAAGGTTTTGAGGTATGAGTTAATTAGGCAGAAGAATATTATTAGAAGGGGAGGGAAGGTTAAGAGAGAGACAAGGGCATTCTTGGAGAGTCAGATGATTACAAAATCAATGAGAGAAAAAGAAACAGCAGAGGATTATAGATACATTCCTGACCCAGATATTCAGCCAATAGTAATTGACGAAAAATGGGTCAAAGAAGTTGAAGAGGTAATGCCTGAAACGCCATTGGAGAAGGAAAAGAGGTTTGTTAAAGAATACAATATTAGAGAGGATGATGCAAAAGTCCTTGTTTCTGATTTAGAATTGGCTGATGCTTTTGAAAAGGTCGTTGCTGGTTTGGGCAGGGAGAAAGAAAATATAAACCTTGCCGTAACATGGATAAGAAATGAGTTGAAGAGGGTTTTGCAATACAACAAGATTGATTTCTTTGAAAGTAATATAAAGGTTGAACATTTAATTGAACTCATAAAATTAATAAAAGATAAGGTCATAAGCCAGAAGATTGGTAAGAAAGTTATTGAATTGTTGGTTGAGAATAGAGGAGAGAAATCACCTAAGCAAATTATCGATGAACTTGGCTTAACAGTTATCTCTGATGAGGATGTTTTGGAGAGGGCATGTGAAGAGGCAATTAAAAACAACCCTAAGGCAGTTGAAGACTACTTAAGTGGCAACAAGCCAGCATTGAACTTCTTAATGGGACAAGTCATGAAGTTGACGAGAGGTAGGGCAGAACCTAAGAAGGTTGTTGAGATACTTAAGAAAAAGTTGGATAACCAATAATGCCATTTTTTAATTCAACTTTAAAAGTATTATATAAAAAAGGATTGTTATATACTGAGGTGGTGTTATGGGAGATGATGTAGATAAAAAACTTATAGAGATTTTAAGTATTTTAGCAGAGGCTAATAAACCAATTGGAGCAAAAATCATTGCGGATGAGTTAAAAAAAAGGGGTTATGATATTGGGGAGAGGGCGGTAAGATACCACCTTAGAATTTTGGATGAGAGGAAATTAACAAAAAAGGTTGGTTATGTTGGGAGGGTAATAACTCAGAAAGGGCTTGAAGAACTTGAGAAGGCAAATATCTCCTACAGATTAGGTTCAATATTTTCCCAAATTATGGAAAAGTTATATTTGGCTGACTATAGGAACGGTATAGCAGTTGTGAACAAATCAATCGTGTATGGGGATCACAATGGAATAAAAGATACGGTCTTAAAAGTTCTTGAATTTGGATTGGGTGTTGGGGATAAGGTGAATATTGTTGAGGAGAAAAATTACACGAGAGTTGAAACATTATGTGGTGTTACTTTTGATAATTGGCTTTTGGGTCATGGAATTTTGCCTATTCCAAAATATGGAGGTATTGTTAAGTTTGAGGATTACGAGCCTGTTCAGTTTGAAGGCGTTATTAACTACAAATCTACATCTGTTGATCCCCTTGAGGCATTTATCATGCAGGGAAAAACAGATGTTTTAGGGTTTATTGAAAATGGGGAGGGTTATGTTCCGGCAAATTTTAGAGTAATTCCAAAAGAGGCAGAAGATAAATTTGAAAGATTATTAAAAAAGGATACTTTGAATTGTATTTTAAGTTATGGTGAGGATAACGTCCTTGGGATGAATGTGGAGGAGGATGAGATAGGTATTGCATTAATTGGAGGACTTGCACCAGTAGCAGCACTTGTTGAGAGAGGTTATTATGTTGAGTTAAATGCTGCCTCAACAATCAAAAAAGTAAGCTTTATGGAAAAAGTTAATAAAGGAAGGATATCACCTCAAAAAAAGAAGAGTGATGTAAGAATAAAGTCCGTATTATCAAAAATGTTTAACAGTATGGCAAAGGTAAATTATGACATTGATAAGAAGGACGGAAACGTTATCGTCAACGTAGGCTATGTTGGGAAAGAATACTATGACGATGTTTTAGATATTTTAAAGGAGGCGTATAAAAAAGGACTTGGTATTTCAAACAGGTTTGGAATAAAGGAAGAGGATGGTTTAATAAAAATTTCTACAATCTGTGCATCAACACTCGATGGAATTTTTTCAAGTTATGGAGTTCCAATAATTCCATGTTATGGGGGAATTTTGGAGGTTGAGGAGGATAACGAAAGATTTATTGATATCATCTCATATGAAGGTTCTTCATTAGACCCACATGAGGTATTTTTCAACAAGGTGGACTGTGAAACATCAATACTTGCCGGATTTAGGGAAATTCCAATGTGTGCAAGGGAGGATTTAATAGATTTGGTTAAAGCCCTTGGTTGGAATGGTATAAAAGAAATTGGAAGACCAAACAATGAGGTTTATGGTGTAAGTGTGGAAAAAAATATGTGTGGTGTTGTAACTATTGGGGGGATGAATCCATTGACGATGATAAAAGAGCATGAAATACCGATAAAAATAAATGCTCTCCATGAAATCGTTAAGTTTTCTGAGTTGGTGGAATATGATAAAATCTAACTATTTTTTTTAATTTTTCTATCTGTAATACAATTTGTGCATGGCTTTATATATCCGCAGATGAAATCAATACCTTTATGGATTTTTATGTGAATGGTTTTTGGGAATTTGTATAGAAAGAACGCATATAAAATACCGGTAACAACATCAACAACCCAATGTTGTCCCATTATTAATGTGGATATTGGGATTAGGATGGCTAATGCATAGAAGATATATTTTATCCTCTCTTCCTCTTTAAAATGTAGAGCAATTAAAATAGAATACGCAGTATGTAGGGATGGGATTTCATAGGTTGGTTTTGTGGATATCCACATTAATTCAAAATTGGTCAAATCCTTAGCAACACCAACATCAAATGGTGCCTGAACCACAAAAAACGTGTAAATTAACCCTGCAAAAAGCCATCCCAATGCCAAATCAATCAATATTATATCTGATTTTAAAAAATCTTTCTTTATTAGTAGGTAGTAACCAATCCCCCCAACTATGCAGAATGTAAATGAGTAAAGGTAGATTATTCTAAAAAACTCAATAATTGGTGATGGCAACCCCTGCAAAACAGCATAAAATTCTGCATTGCAAAATGGGATATATGATAAATAATGGGTTAAATCAATAGGATTCACTATTTGAGAATACCACATCAATCCCCCCCACATTAGATAAGCGAGGGGATATATGAGCAACCTAATGATAATCCTATCTCTTTCCATACCTCTAACCCCTTTTGAGTGTATTTTGATTCATTTAGGAGTTATAAAAAATATTATATAACTTTATTGTTAATTGATATTCGCGTGAATAATTCAATAAACATAGGGAATTTATTAATGGAAAAAAGAGTTATTTATGTTTCTTGGAAGATGCAATAAAAGTTTAAAGATTATTTAGGATTGTAAAATAAATTAGATTCAAATGGAATCTTCTAAAACTAAACTTATCCTAAGAAAAACTTTATTTTTTCCATAATTCAAATTCTTTTCTTTTGATTTTTTGCCTTTCTCTTTCTAAGAACTTATACATCTTAGCGTGAGATGAACCTTTTAATATCATCTCAACAGCCTCTTTTGCAACTTGGACAGAGTCAAATTCTCCCAATATGGCAACGGTTTTTCCAAATACTGAAACCCTTGCCCCAGTTAAATCCTCAATATATTTTCTTGATTTTCCACCACTACCAATAACCCTACCTTTTAATCTCCTAAGAGCATTTTCAGAACTTGCGTATTCAGTTATATCTATAATCTCCAAAACATACTCATCACTGAGTAATTTCAAAGCATTTTCAGGGGAAAACCCCCTTCCTATTGCCCTCACAATATCCCTTGCCTTCCAAGTAGCGAGAGCATCTTTTTGTTTTTCAGTTGAGTATATTGTAACATCACCATCTTCACTAATTTCAAGTTCAACACCCAATTCCTCCTCAATCATTTTTTTTGTTTCTCCCTTTTTTCCAATTAATACACCAATTCTGTCCTTTGGAATCTTTACAGTTTCAACATTTCCATGCATAGTAACATCGCTAAAGTTCATAACCATCACCATGAAATATTTATTTCCTCATAAATTTTATTGGAATTTATTTATATACCCTTTTAAATGTTGTATTTGTCTTAAAATTTTAAAATAGGCGTATTTTCTTAAATCTATTTCATTTTTCCAATATTTAACGCAAACAATCATAATATCTTTAAATTCTATTAGATATCAAAATTACAACTGTGCAATTTCCTCATCGATAGGATTTAACTCCTCCCCTGTTATGTATTTGTAAAGTTCTCTATAATCACAGTCTACCCCTTTTCTTCTGAAAAAGTTACATATATTTTTAACATCCCTTATCAATAATGCCTTTGACAATGGATGCTGGGTTACAACACTCTGAGAAAAATCAATATATACTGGTTTATCATCTTTTACAAGGATGTTATATTCAGATAAATCACCATGAACCAATTCTGCCTCACAATAGAGTTTTTTCATGTCTTGGATTATCATTTTATAAAACTTCTCATAATCAACCTCAACATCCTTCAATCTTGGGGCAGGGATCCCTCTTTTTCCAACTAATTCCATTAAAAGAACATTTTCTCTTCTTAATATTGCTTTAGGGGTATTTACAACCTCTCCTGCTCTTCTCAAGTTTCTAAATTCCTTTTCAACCCATGCATGTATAATCTGCCTTCTACTACTCTTCCTCAAATGAAATCTTGGGTCTCCTTGAATATATTTATACATTGTTTTAAAATCGCAAGTGGCTACTCTATAAATTTTAACAGCCCTATATCTTCTTCCTTTTTTAGCACTAAAAACAACTGCCTCTTTTCCAGAACTTACTATACCAATGAACTCATCTATATGCCTCCCTGCTAAGAGGCTGTATAAAACCATTAAAGTTCTTTTATCAAATACTTCATTTTTTGTCTTCAATTCCTCAAAGAATTTCTTTTCTCTTTCTATAACCTTCTTTTGATATTCCCTATCCAATTCAAATTCTTCCCTTTCATCAAGACTAAATTCCTTTTTCTTTATTTTATCATCCTCCAAAAATTAGTATTTAAAAATAATATAAATTCTGCAAATTATAGCAACTTATCCAAATATCTGTGTTTTATTAGCCAATCAACCTGAGTTTTTGTATATCTCCAAATGATGTCGCATTTTTTATCCCCTTGAACTTCCCAAGGTACTACAATTACAACATCTCCTTCCCTGATCCAAATTCTCTTCTTTAATTTCCCTGGAATTCTTCCCAGCCTCATTTTTCCATCCATACATCTTACTCTAACCCTACTTGCTCCAAGCATCTGCTCTACAATACCCAAAATTTCATTTTCTTCAGATCTTGGGATTCTTACTCTTATTGGCTGACCTTCTTGTTGCAAATTACCACCTCTTTATTTGTATTTTTGTGTTTTAAATGCCTATAATAAATTATGCCCCACTACTAATGAAAGTCCAAAATTGAGACATAAAAAGACATAAATATTATGCAATAAATTAATTCACTTAAAAAATTGCATAATGACTATGCCACAATCGCATTTTTATAGTTATCTTCAAAAAATAACATGAGAATTCTATATGATTAAAGTATAACAAAACTGATTTATATAGGTAATGGTGATGACATGGTAAAG contains:
- the dnaG gene encoding DNA primase DnaG, whose amino-acid sequence is MDLGTTKYIIYAELIADGYVEKHDVIGAIFGQTEGLLGDELDLRELQKSGRIGRIDVELENVNGKSIAKITVPSSLDRVETSILAATLEAIDRVGPCVATVRVINIEDIRATKRQYIINRAKEILRSLVNSIDVHEITEAVKESVRMEEVIEYGENKLPAGPGILNSDSIIIVEGRADVLNLLRCGIKNVIAVEGTSVPKTVMELTKKKITTVFTDGDRGGELILKELLQTCDIDYVARAPCGKEVEELSKKEIIKCLRAKVPAGQVKMQLFNNVKNGTTNDNVVIINAFKSDENNKNKIVNKDSNDVVEISPKIKNDDVDTPYLDIARDIIGTNKVKVIIDGNEEIKEFEEFMNEINNIEKIDAVILDMLITQKIVDNLYEKTNLIIGRDIKVTKKPTNLRLLSFSKTPA
- a CDS encoding UPF0058 family protein, which codes for MHKDELIQLHQLLVYMRKYLEKKFGNEIDDAFKDYDNLNIHPHHIHRTKSEHIYAIFLLSSSIAKILSENGNVPRSVASRLRDTGEKIGKEIARKR
- the hisG gene encoding ATP phosphoribosyltransferase — its product is MILLALPNKGRISEPVNKVLEKAGLKIMVQGRSLFAQTVDEEIKVMFARAKDIPEFVADGVADVGVTGYDLVLERGVEDKVEFLLDFNFGKARLVIAAPEDSNINSIDDLRNGMKIATEFPNLTRKYLKSRGLNLEIIELSGATEIAPFIGVADLISDLTSTGTTLRLNHLKIVDEIVSSTTRLIANKESLKDEKKRKKINQIVTGIKSVLYAETKRLIMMNAPKDRIEEIRKIIPGMSGPTISEVLSDKGMVAIHAVVDEKEVFPLVNKLEELGARDILVIPIERIL
- the gatB gene encoding Asp-tRNA(Asn)/Glu-tRNA(Gln) amidotransferase subunit GatB; this translates as MEDDVKMKCGLEIHVQVDTESKLFCRCPTNYKDVPPNTNICPVCMGLPGAKPMPPNKKAVDVAIMVAKMLGCDIVIDKDIYFQRKHYDYPDLPSGYQRTSVPIGVNGNFMGVGITEVHLEEDPGQYKPDLGLVDYNRSGTPLIEIVTEPDIKSPEEAREFLKQLMRLFRYIGCLRGEGSMRADVNISINYKGVQGNRVEVKNVNSIRGVYKVLRYELIRQKNIIRRGGKVKRETRAFLESQMITKSMREKETAEDYRYIPDPDIQPIVIDEKWVKEVEEVMPETPLEKEKRFVKEYNIREDDAKVLVSDLELADAFEKVVAGLGREKENINLAVTWIRNELKRVLQYNKIDFFESNIKVEHLIELIKLIKDKVISQKIGKKVIELLVENRGEKSPKQIIDELGLTVISDEDVLERACEEAIKNNPKAVEDYLSGNKPALNFLMGQVMKLTRGRAEPKKVVEILKKKLDNQ
- a CDS encoding DUF128 domain-containing protein, producing the protein MGDDVDKKLIEILSILAEANKPIGAKIIADELKKRGYDIGERAVRYHLRILDERKLTKKVGYVGRVITQKGLEELEKANISYRLGSIFSQIMEKLYLADYRNGIAVVNKSIVYGDHNGIKDTVLKVLEFGLGVGDKVNIVEEKNYTRVETLCGVTFDNWLLGHGILPIPKYGGIVKFEDYEPVQFEGVINYKSTSVDPLEAFIMQGKTDVLGFIENGEGYVPANFRVIPKEAEDKFERLLKKDTLNCILSYGEDNVLGMNVEEDEIGIALIGGLAPVAALVERGYYVELNAASTIKKVSFMEKVNKGRISPQKKKSDVRIKSVLSKMFNSMAKVNYDIDKKDGNVIVNVGYVGKEYYDDVLDILKEAYKKGLGISNRFGIKEEDGLIKISTICASTLDGIFSSYGVPIIPCYGGILEVEEDNERFIDIISYEGSSLDPHEVFFNKVDCETSILAGFREIPMCAREDLIDLVKALGWNGIKEIGRPNNEVYGVSVEKNMCGVVTIGGMNPLTMIKEHEIPIKINALHEIVKFSELVEYDKI
- a CDS encoding phosphatase PAP2 family protein produces the protein MERDRIIIRLLIYPLAYLMWGGLMWYSQIVNPIDLTHYLSYIPFCNAEFYAVLQGLPSPIIEFFRIIYLYSFTFCIVGGIGYYLLIKKDFLKSDIILIDLALGWLFAGLIYTFFVVQAPFDVGVAKDLTNFELMWISTKPTYEIPSLHTAYSILIALHFKEEERIKYIFYALAILIPISTLIMGQHWVVDVVTGILYAFFLYKFPKTIHIKIHKGIDFICGYIKPCTNCITDRKIKKNS
- a CDS encoding KH domain-containing protein codes for the protein MVMNFSDVTMHGNVETVKIPKDRIGVLIGKKGETKKMIEEELGVELEISEDGDVTIYSTEKQKDALATWKARDIVRAIGRGFSPENALKLLSDEYVLEIIDITEYASSENALRRLKGRVIGSGGKSRKYIEDLTGARVSVFGKTVAILGEFDSVQVAKEAVEMILKGSSHAKMYKFLERERQKIKRKEFELWKK
- a CDS encoding serine protein kinase RIO, which translates into the protein MEDDKIKKKEFSLDEREEFELDREYQKKVIEREKKFFEELKTKNEVFDKRTLMVLYSLLAGRHIDEFIGIVSSGKEAVVFSAKKGRRYRAVKIYRVATCDFKTMYKYIQGDPRFHLRKSSRRQIIHAWVEKEFRNLRRAGEVVNTPKAILRRENVLLMELVGKRGIPAPRLKDVEVDYEKFYKMIIQDMKKLYCEAELVHGDLSEYNILVKDDKPVYIDFSQSVVTQHPLSKALLIRDVKNICNFFRRKGVDCDYRELYKYITGEELNPIDEEIAQL
- the eif1A gene encoding translation initiation factor eIF-1A — encoded protein: MQQEGQPIRVRIPRSEENEILGIVEQMLGASRVRVRCMDGKMRLGRIPGKLKKRIWIREGDVVIVVPWEVQGDKKCDIIWRYTKTQVDWLIKHRYLDKLL